A single region of the Nocardioides aquaticus genome encodes:
- the tsaE gene encoding tRNA (adenosine(37)-N6)-threonylcarbamoyltransferase complex ATPase subunit type 1 TsaE, whose product MSGDPDSGAAPGVVTTETVGPEWASVVLGVVRAAFADRPVLDPPADALVETLDTIEARLRAHGGIVARLDDEPVGALILDPDHEGIVWLRRFGVVPGVQGRGVAGALITAAADAAAGRRGLGVFAREELPQTVGFWARQGFAEIDRHPPYVEMVRSLPQAYDAATAEEMRTIGRVLAERLEPGDLVVLSGGLGAGKTTFTQGLGEGLGVRGAVTSPTFVISRVHPSTAGGPPLVHVDAYRLDGLDELDDLDLDTAVEDAVTVVEWGSGVVEQLAESRLEVRIERSDTAPGATSADRPDPGEGIAAAGTGDDGDDQDDEDEPLDPRVVRIQGYGPRWTFLARLPLQPPAPDQPGTAR is encoded by the coding sequence GTGAGCGGGGACCCCGACAGTGGCGCCGCCCCGGGCGTGGTGACCACCGAGACGGTCGGTCCGGAGTGGGCTTCGGTCGTGCTCGGGGTCGTCCGGGCGGCGTTCGCCGACCGGCCCGTGCTCGACCCGCCGGCCGACGCGCTGGTCGAGACCCTCGACACCATCGAGGCCCGGCTCCGGGCGCACGGCGGCATCGTGGCCCGCCTCGACGACGAACCGGTGGGGGCGCTGATCCTGGACCCCGACCACGAGGGCATCGTCTGGCTGCGCCGGTTCGGGGTGGTGCCCGGCGTCCAGGGGCGCGGCGTCGCCGGGGCGCTGATCACCGCCGCCGCCGACGCCGCCGCGGGCCGGCGGGGTCTCGGCGTCTTCGCGCGCGAGGAGCTGCCCCAGACCGTCGGCTTCTGGGCCCGTCAGGGGTTCGCGGAGATCGACCGGCACCCGCCGTACGTCGAGATGGTCCGCTCGTTGCCGCAGGCCTACGACGCGGCCACCGCGGAGGAGATGCGCACCATCGGCCGGGTGCTGGCCGAGCGCCTCGAACCGGGCGACCTCGTCGTGCTCTCCGGCGGCCTCGGCGCCGGCAAGACCACCTTCACCCAGGGCCTGGGGGAGGGTCTCGGGGTCCGCGGCGCCGTCACCTCGCCGACCTTCGTGATCTCGCGGGTGCACCCATCGACCGCCGGCGGACCGCCACTGGTGCACGTCGACGCCTACCGCCTCGACGGCCTCGACGAGCTCGACGACCTGGACCTCGACACCGCGGTCGAGGACGCCGTCACCGTCGTCGAGTGGGGCAGCGGCGTGGTCGAGCAGCTCGCGGAGTCCCGCCTCGAGGTCCGCATCGAGCGCTCCGACACCGCCCCCGGCGCCACCTCGGCCGACCGGCCGGACCCGGGGGAGGGGATCGCCGCCGCGGGCACCGGGGACGACGGGGACGACCAGGACGACGAGGACGAGCCCCTGGAC
- a CDS encoding alpha/beta fold hydrolase, producing MSRGRVIGAVAGGLGLAAAGTAFGVVHQARSIGRRRPSAEDEEHRDDEQAAYGPDGTPTFGRLRSRPVTVVADDGVPLHVEVDEVTARGGAGTTPSPTVVLVHGYCLQLDCWHFQRAAYRGRLRTVLYDQRSHGRSGRSSREHATIGQLGRDLQRVLDEVVPDGPVVLVGHSMGGMSVISLLVTHPELLEGRVVGVALVATTAGGIDPGRILLPLLPARLSGELTGTAVSTLRLGHRAVDSVRRLGKIVARVGTDVLAFGDPMPASYVDFVDRMLAATPFEVVSDFFPSFRDFDEFGAVGVLARVPTVVVCGTADRLTSIGHSRKLHQRIPGSRLVELEGAGHLVLLERHAEVTAAIDDLLERAGERLAS from the coding sequence ATGAGCCGCGGACGTGTGATCGGCGCCGTCGCCGGAGGGCTCGGCCTGGCCGCGGCCGGCACCGCCTTCGGCGTGGTCCACCAGGCCCGCTCGATCGGCCGACGCCGACCCAGCGCCGAGGACGAGGAGCACCGCGACGACGAGCAGGCGGCGTACGGCCCGGACGGCACGCCGACCTTCGGCCGGCTCCGCTCGCGTCCCGTCACCGTGGTCGCCGACGACGGGGTGCCGCTGCACGTCGAGGTCGACGAGGTCACCGCGCGCGGGGGAGCCGGCACGACCCCGAGCCCGACCGTGGTGCTGGTCCACGGCTACTGCCTCCAGCTCGACTGCTGGCACTTCCAGCGCGCGGCCTACCGCGGCCGGCTGCGCACCGTGCTCTACGACCAGCGCAGCCACGGCCGCTCCGGCCGGTCGTCGCGGGAGCACGCCACCATCGGCCAGCTCGGCCGGGACCTGCAGCGGGTGCTGGACGAGGTCGTGCCCGACGGTCCCGTGGTCCTGGTCGGCCACTCGATGGGCGGGATGAGCGTGATCTCCCTGCTGGTCACGCACCCCGAGCTGCTCGAGGGGCGCGTGGTGGGGGTGGCCCTGGTGGCGACCACCGCCGGCGGGATCGACCCCGGCCGCATCCTGCTGCCGCTGCTGCCGGCGCGGTTGTCCGGCGAGCTGACCGGCACCGCGGTCAGCACCCTGCGCCTGGGCCACCGCGCGGTCGACTCGGTGCGCCGGCTCGGCAAGATCGTGGCCCGCGTCGGCACCGACGTGCTCGCCTTCGGCGACCCGATGCCGGCCTCGTACGTCGACTTCGTCGACCGGATGCTGGCCGCGACGCCGTTCGAGGTGGTCAGCGACTTCTTCCCCAGCTTCCGCGACTTCGACGAGTTCGGCGCGGTGGGCGTGCTGGCCCGGGTGCCGACGGTCGTGGTCTGCGGCACCGCGGACCGGCTCACCTCGATCGGCCACAGCCGCAAGCTGCACCAGCGGATCCCCGGCTCGCGCCTGGTCGAGCTCGAGGGCGCCGGGCACCTCGTCCTGCTGGAGCGCCACGCGGAGGTCACCGCGGCCATCGACGACCTGCTCGAGCGCGCCGGGGAACGGCTCGCCTCGTGA
- the alr gene encoding alanine racemase, giving the protein MSRPPTDRPAPRAEIVVDLAAVRHNVRVLRETAGVPLIAVVKADGYGHGMAPVARAARAAGAEWLATATPDEALGLRAAGDTGPLLCWLSAPGEDLAPALAAGIDVSAYSVDALDELADAVRRAGPDAPPALVHLKVDTGLSRGGAAEADWQPFLARARAGEQDGAWRVVGLWSHLACADEPDHPANDAQQDAFERALALAADIGLRPELRHLANSAATLTRPGARYDAVRCGLAVYGLDPAPGVPHGTDLRPAMTVRARIALLKRVGPGDGVSYGHTWVAPAPTTLALVPAGYAEGVPRHAATGPTGPAAEVAVGGRRRPIRGRVCMDQVMVDLGDDDVSAGDEVVLFGPPGEGRPTAQEWAEACGTISYEIVTRVGGRMPRRHTDSDTDPQEARA; this is encoded by the coding sequence ATGAGCAGGCCCCCCACCGATCGGCCCGCACCCCGCGCGGAGATCGTGGTCGACCTCGCCGCGGTGCGGCACAACGTCCGCGTGCTGCGGGAGACCGCCGGCGTGCCGCTGATCGCGGTGGTCAAGGCCGACGGCTACGGTCACGGGATGGCGCCCGTCGCCCGCGCGGCCCGCGCCGCCGGCGCCGAGTGGCTCGCGACCGCCACGCCCGACGAGGCGCTGGGTCTCCGCGCCGCCGGCGACACCGGCCCGCTGCTGTGCTGGCTCAGCGCCCCCGGGGAGGACCTCGCGCCGGCCCTGGCCGCCGGGATCGACGTCAGCGCCTACTCGGTCGACGCCCTCGACGAGCTCGCGGACGCCGTGCGCCGCGCCGGCCCGGACGCCCCGCCGGCCCTGGTCCACCTCAAGGTCGACACCGGCCTGTCGCGCGGTGGCGCGGCCGAGGCCGACTGGCAGCCGTTCCTGGCCCGTGCCCGCGCCGGCGAGCAGGACGGCGCCTGGCGGGTCGTCGGCCTGTGGTCCCACCTGGCCTGCGCCGACGAGCCCGACCACCCCGCCAATGACGCCCAGCAGGACGCCTTCGAGCGTGCGCTGGCCCTGGCCGCGGACATCGGGCTGCGTCCCGAGCTGCGCCACCTCGCCAACTCCGCGGCCACCCTGACCCGGCCGGGTGCGCGCTACGACGCGGTCCGCTGCGGCCTGGCCGTCTACGGCCTCGACCCCGCCCCGGGCGTGCCCCACGGCACCGACCTGCGCCCGGCGATGACGGTGCGCGCCCGGATCGCGCTGCTCAAGCGGGTCGGGCCCGGCGACGGCGTGTCCTACGGCCACACCTGGGTCGCCCCCGCCCCGACCACGCTGGCGCTGGTCCCGGCCGGGTACGCCGAGGGCGTCCCGCGCCACGCCGCGACCGGTCCCACGGGGCCGGCGGCCGAGGTCGCGGTCGGCGGGCGGCGCCGTCCGATCCGTGGACGCGTCTGCATGGACCAGGTGATGGTCGACCTCGGCGACGACGACGTCAGCGCAGGCGACGAGGTCGTCCTGTTCGGCCCGCCCGGCGAGGGCCGCCCGACCGCCCAGGAGTGGGCCGAGGCGTGCGGCACCATCAGCTACGAGATCGTCACCCGCGTCGGCGGCCGGATGCCGCGCCGCCACACCGACAGCGACACCGACCCCCAGGAGGCCCGGGCATGA